The following proteins are co-located in the Leishmania panamensis strain MHOM/PA/94/PSC-1 chromosome 26 sequence genome:
- a CDS encoding hypothetical protein (TriTrypDB/GeneDB-style sysID: LpmP.26.1230), with protein MQVSLHNTVKTYNLTAGKSLPEWLSERRKNKRASAGQENRVELLHDLEFPHCARCIFRCANGTHLFAAGDYPYRLKCFDVNDLSMKFSFNADMNILSGVCLSPDYRKFALRGEGRQITIHHTSAIVDRVRVPHLQRSLVYNQFQAELLSSGVSPEVYRISLETGGFVEGYQTKSASGVNHVEVFGRHGPVSGVVLTAGCDGAIEAWDSRVGTAVARVQVAGSGSSSGVDEQCEVRHIATEESGGLLFTCGLESGEVLLYDVRLQKPLLVKDHMNSLPIVKTYFFNGKSTATGEASFVLSADTRSLKVWNKHDGSNFTTIDAPADITDFTLFKGQHNMVAPYECDDSGVVAICCDVPRVQVHFTPQLGRAPRWASFLEVMTEELEEKEATTVYDDFTFISKDEMNALGIAAEDLAGGKVRPVMHGAFIENGLYRELRAVVDPTAFNNYVASKAKERQLKRWSDRISRFHRTKEVDEDAEDVKVGGDTAARAKANSALATAKADPRFAHAFGHATGGAASSFALDRRNPEYAKLLQTIDERRAKASARRERYEAEMFSVVPDFDGENCAAEYEDGSDRAVRGAGQRQASRNSVSAAAVAEVDEDEDARCHLRGVQSSGRAKRRTPQKQQAAINAKMSERGSAKPTKAVTASAGRRVTMFEVPSKNADIFLRNDKQMHATRKKSRAEKLTLGERLKLAASAR; from the coding sequence ATGCAGGTCTCTCTTCACAACACGGTGAAGACGTACAACCTTACGGCTGGCAAGTCGCTGCCGGAGTGGCTCAGCGAGCGCCGCAAGAACAAGCGGGCATCGGCGGGGCAGGAGAACcgcgtggagctgctgcacgatcTCGAGTTCCCGCACTGCGCTCGCTGCATCTTTCGGTGCGCCAATGGAACGCATCTTTTCGCCGCCGGTGACTACCCGTACCGCCTCAAGTGTTTTGACGTGAATGACCTTAGCATGAAATTCAGTTTCAACGCAGACATGAACATCCTCTCCGGGGTGTGTCTCTCACCCGACTACCGCAAGTTTGCGCTgcgtggggaggggcggcAGATCACCATTCACCACACCTCCGCGATCGTAGACCGGGTCCGTGTTCCACATCTTCAGCGCTCCCTCGTGTACAACCAGTTCCAGGCGGAGCTCTTGTCTAGTGGTGTCTCTCCGGAGGTCTACCGCATTAGTCTTGAAACCGGCGGGTTTGTAGAGGGCTATCAGACGAAAAGCGCTAGTGGCGTGAACCATGTGGAGGTGTTCGGGCGGCACGGCCCAGTGAGTGGTGTAGTGCTGACAgccggctgcgacggcgcaaTCGAAGCTTGGGATAGTCGTGTCGGCACAGCGGTGGCTCGTGTGCAGGTggctggcagcggcagcagctctggcGTCGATGAGCAGTGCGAGGTTCGGCACATCGCCACAGAGGAAAGTGGCGGGCTCCTCTTCACCTGTGGCCTTGAGagcggcgaggtgctgctgtacGATGTCCGTCTGCAGAAACCGCTGCTTGTGAAGGATCACATGAACAGTCTGCCCATTGTAAAGACATACTTCTTCAATGGCAAGAGCACCGCCACTGGTGAGGCCAGCTTCGTCCTCTCAGCTGACACACGCTCATTGAAGGTGTGGAACAAGCACGACGGTAGCAACTTCACAACCATCGACGCCCCAGCTGACATTACTGACTTTACCCTTTTTAAGGGTCAGCACAACATGGTGGCTCCGTATGAGTGCGACGACAGTGGTGTGGTCGCCATCTGCTGCGACGTGCCACGGGTGCAGGTGCACTTCACCCCTCAACTCGGCCGAGCCCCGCGCTGGGCCTCCTTCCTGGAGGTGATGACGGAAGAgctggaagagaaggaggcaacGACGGTGTACGACGACTTTACGTTCATCTCCAAAGACGAGATGAACGCGCTGGgcatcgccgccgaggaCCTCGCGGGTGGCAAGGTGCGTCCTGTCATGCACGGCGCCTTCATTGAAAATGGACTGTACCGTGAGCTGCGCGCCGTAGTAGACCCAACCGCCTTCAATAACTACGTTGCCTCGAAGGCGAAGGAGCGACAGTTAAAGCGGTGGTCCGACCGCATTAGTCGCTTTCACCGAACCAAGGAGGTCGACGAGGATGCCGAGGACGTGAAGGTTGGCGGTGATACCGCAGCGCGAGCAAAGGCCAActcggcgctggcgacggcgaAGGCGGATCCGCGATTTGCGCACGCTTTTGGCCACGCAAcgggcggcgctgcctcctccttcgcgcTTGACCGGCGAAATCCCGAGTATGCGAAGTTGCTTCAGACGATCGATGAGAGGCGCGCCAAAGCCTCCGCTCGTCGGGAGCGTTACGAGGCGGAAATGTTCTCCGTCGTCCCCGACTTTGACGGGGAGAACTGCGCTGCGGAGTATGAGGACGGTAGCGATCGCGCTGTGCGTGGAGCTGGCCAGCGACAAGCCAGCAGGAACAGCGTCTcggctgccgccgttgcagAAGTGGATGAAGACGAGGACGCACGCTGCCACCTGCGTGGAGTGCAGAGCAGTGGCCGAGCGAAGCGTCGCACCCCAcagaagcagcaggcagcCATTAATGCGAAGATGTCGGAGCGGGGCTCTGCAAAACCCACGAAGGCCGTAACCGCTTCTGCTGGGAGGCGGGTGACGATGTTTGAGGTTCCGAGCAAAAATGCTGACATTTTCCTTCGTAACGATAAGCAAATGCATGCCACTCGCAAGAAGTCCCGCGCTGAGAAGCTGACGCTTGGCGAGCGCCTAAAGCTCGCCGCCTCAGCGAGGTAG
- a CDS encoding hypothetical protein (TriTrypDB/GeneDB-style sysID: LpmP.26.1240), giving the protein MLHPRLWRDDHLTAQCTACAAVFTLFHRRRHHCRHCGGVFCAACTTKRLWLRPGPPVFSRHVESNSAKRVLAEMLATPGVVTPITAVATPFSNPTSSLRDANSSASGTSKNEARRSVATMTVTSHHRDSNSERYTSSSAEAERPASPPKSPSRPRSEGSGLVASRSYHLVSAKSIAAASAVGQTSQTPSQSSSHTPEAQSVYPSHWMPSRLFSSSIDVIAPFTTTGDASSQAWTKSKVMGTFEQGSSSHLLRGSSVTVGGEESGCTLLMSDSLLNQCCLSEHQNDQQQNQQGVAAGDGSALDSSPETRNDERTTPGTASATTRGNGSNRGDSTKGILVGEENAYRRKSYKVEVDSVQCITWYLCRVCCSCYDHLVNCIIDAHEAPAIALHSCSRLPLSCYVRLCSSGEPLSTDGRTGNSHQWRVSGTPPRATSCPTPAGSVALASWLSIWTRVRASVSLLASCAQSTMALPAMTAAATSPPSSSLHSQTHDLCQARGAANSQVSGKTNSTATAAQTSAGFSGSGCISPVSLESSRGDDSILSLSAQPGIASLNMASAQPQSPQLQQRQQSSSSRRARRVVTPPRRLLISIDGSPGPLRQAVALARRRRRIAVILIDERDLAAADDGTKVQQQQQYHEAPCGALSALLSAGPDTETAPQPSAITEQSGSMRSADWMPSIATAAEATSLVFQHTESNKDDAHQQNRVAGDTTAPVTTTKASAQRPKLSILVDDVTFSDADGTTAVSTSCSSADTTALRGLAPAAWLLPQLPLQAVAPVNLMTATRAPSATLFSLLPYEHASLGAAVSSSVGAAATTACPAISRPISCVPEGSQAVVFPIHSTGAATTPKMEGKLRALPVTLDSGMCVLRALFSQIGAVVRLSSTLATTACATTTPTSAAPAASGGSGFPLLANTTGAGSLFADPANCGSARAIAMPLWSAGPESYAAQRQALVRDMIMRYQLGPGVAPSEVVTSPLISAFISNAYTPAADQNDPAHWCGTTGHRGAPGGFGTGSSGYVNATCRRVCGCPTTASYERVTAPVTTYLHLRPPAAAVTILPVSTQVEVVGIPIDTSAVTDTAATTAVTPSAVPAVSPGHASPHARGGDVCASSTVIPGLVAGDTGGSTSRPFTMTELLPQLAKLSTNLDGYVIVILRRQSSRYASGDDRTSLGGGTTATRPGSNGNSAGHTSVAQMGGSNCSGVQQSADADRLASSPCVSFSLPEESKCSVPRSPQRHDPNQRQRRRHRVTELFGGQHIRLLYQQLQSCGVPQPAISVLEVSNEAELDALKLSPVHLPSGKSPLEEAILYRDELGTSSMPHLKDRAATGGEDGVAEGWPGAAKMSSQNSALSASGMSTASSVDSGSMWRPSSILMSTSAPSTQVTERTPYSPSILGDSLERMQLPASVSGGFGRTARLMTTSTVSVAPPTALEQAMASLRCATRQLGVSMCSMTYTSATTPRTMGSAPPLGSSQSPWAATATTVEEASEPALLDSPRLRASHNAGGSGGDGALLTRPLESLVATLVYRDICRTLSQ; this is encoded by the coding sequence ATGCTGCACCCGCGTCTTTGGCGCGACGATCATTTGACCGCGCAGTGCACCGCATGCGCGGCCGTCTTTACGCTCtttcaccgccgccgtcatcactgccgccactgcggcggcgtcttTTGCGCTGCGTGTACCACGAAACGCCTGTGGCTGAGACCTGGACCTCCTGTGTTCTCTCGTCATGTGGAAAGCAACTCAGCAAAACGGGTTCTTGCTGAGATGCTGGCAACGCCTGGTGTAGTCACGCCAAtcaccgctgtcgccaccCCCTTTTCAAACCCCACCTCCTCACTACGCGACGCCAACTCGTCCGCCTCCGGCACATCGAAGAACGAGGCGCGACGCAGCGTGGCGACGATGACAGTGACCTCACATCACCGCGACAGCAATAGTGAGAGGTACACTTCCTCAtctgcggaggcggagaggccagcgtcgccgccgaaGTCGCCGTCTCGACCGCGCAGCGAAGGTAGCGGGCTAGTGGCAAGTAGAAGCTATCACTTGGTCTCCGCGAAGTCGATTGCTGCCGCGTCGGCAGTTGGGCAGACGTCACAGACCCCATCgcaaagcagcagccatACCCCGGAGGCGCAAAGCGTGTATCCCAGTCATTGGATGCCAAGCAgactcttctcctccagcatCGACGTCATCGcccccttcaccaccaccggcgaTGCGTCGTCCCAAGCCTGGACAAAATCAAAGGTCATGGGTACCTTCGAGCAGGGTTCCTCATCAcacctgctgcgcggcagctccgtcaccgtcggtggggaagagagcggcTGTACCTTGCTCATGTCTGACTCGCTACTGAACCAATGTTGCTTATCCGAACACCAAAATGATCAGCAGCAGAACCAGCAAGGAGTGGCGGCCGGAGATGGCAGCGCCTTGGACAGCTCACCCGAAACGCGCAACGACGAACGCACCACCCCTGGCACTGCTTCGGCCACCACGCGTGGAAACGGCAGCAACAGGGGTGACAGCACGAAGGGCATCCTCGTTGGCGAGGAGAACGCCTACCGCCGCAAAAGCTACAAGGTAGAGGTGGACTCAGTGCAGTGCATTACGTGGTATCTCTGCCGGGTGTGTTGCAGCTGCTACGATCACCTCGTGAACTGCATCATCGATGCGCACGAGGCACCTGCCATTGCTCTGCACAGCTGCTCGAGGCTACCCCTTTCCTGCTACGTTCGATTGTGCAGCTCCGGTGAGCCGCTCAGCACCGATGGTAGGACAGGGAACTCTCATCAGTGGCGTGTCTCTGGAACACCACCGCGTGCAACCTCATGCCCGACTCCAGCGGGAAGCGTGGCGCTGGCATCGTGGTTATCTATCTGGACGCGAGTTCGAGCATCGGTATCACTACTGGCCTCTTGTGCTCAGTcgacgatggcgctgcctgccatgacggcagcagcaacgtcacCGCCTTCTTCGTCATTACACTCGCAGACTCACGACCTCTGTCAAGCGCGTGGCGCTGCAAACAGCCAAGTGAGCGGAAAGACCAACtcgaccgccaccgccgcgcagACAAGCGCCGGATTCAGCGGAAGCGGGTGCATCTCCCCTGTTAGCCTCGAATCCTCAAGAGGGGACGACTCGATCCTTTCACTTTCTGCACAACCCGGCATAGCATCACTCAACATGGCATCGGCACAACCGCAGTCACCGCagctacagcagcggcagcagtccTCGTCTTCGAGGCGTGCGCGGCGCGTCGTTACCCCACCCCGACGGCTCCTCATCAGCATTGACGGTAGCCCAGGCCCTCTGCGACAGGCCGTGGCGCTGGCACGTCGACGGCGGCGTATTGCGGTCATCTTGATAGATGAACGCGACCTTGCTGCCGCAGACGATGGCACcaaagtgcagcagcagcaacagtatCACGAGGCTCCATGTGGGGCCCTATCTGCACTTCTTTCTGCGGGCCCTGACACGGAGACGGCGCCTCAGCCCAGCGCAATCACTGAACAGAGTGGTAGTATGCGGAGCGCAGACTGGATGCCATCCATCGCCACAGCCGCCGAGGCCACCTCGCTGGTATTTCAGCACACGGAAAGCAACAAGGATGACGCTCACCAACAGAACCGCGTAGCCGGCGACACGACAGCGCCAGTAACTACAACAAAGGCGTCGGCACAGCGGCCAAAGTTGTCAATTCTCGTGGATGACGTCACCTTCAGTGACGCCGACGGGACGACAGCCGTTtccaccagctgcagcagcgcagatACGACAGCACTGCGCGGGCTCGCACCTGCGGCGTGGCTTTTACCGCAACTCCCTCTCCAAGCAGTAGCTCCGGTAAACCTGATGACGGCCACACGAGCCCCGTCGGCTACGCTGTTCTCTTTGCTTCCATACGAGCACGCTTCCCTCGGGGCCGCTGTATCTTCCTCAGTAGGAGCCGCAGCAACCACCGCATGCCCGGCGATAAGCAGGCCGATTTCCTGTGTGCCGGAGGGCTCACAGGCTGTCGTCTTCCCGATTCACAGCACTGGAGCGGCAACAACGCCGAAAATGGAGGGAAAGTTGCGGGCGCTACCCGTCACCCTCGACAGCGGCATGTGTGTATTGCGAGCACTTTTTTCCCAAATCGGCGCAGTAGTACGTCTCTCATCTACGCTGGCCACGACAGCGtgcgcgacgacgacgccaacctcagcagcaccggcagcttccggaggcagcggcttcCCTCTGCTGGCGAACACCACAGGCGCAGGCAGCCTTTTCGCTGACCCCGCGAACTGTGGTAGCGCACGAGCCATCGCGATGCCCCTCTGGAGTGCTGGCCCCGAATCgtacgctgcgcagcggcaggcgctgGTTCGCGACATGATAATGCGGTACCAGCTAGGCCCGGGCGTAGCACCCTCGGAGGTAGTGACCTCGCCACTCATCTCCGCCTTCATTAGTAACGCCTACACCCCAGCAGCGGATCAGAACGATCCAGCGCACTGGTGTGGCACGACCGGCCACCGTGGAGCGCCAGGTGGGTTTGGCACTGGTAGCAGCGGCTACGTGAACGCGACCTGTCGGCGTGTCTGCGGGTGCCCTACGACGGCGTCATACGAGCGCGTTACGGCGCCGGTGACGACGTACCTCCACCTGCGGCCGCCGGCGGCTGCCGTTACCATCCTGCCCGTCTCTACCCAAGTAGAGGTTGTCGGGATCCCCATCGACACGTCTGCCGTCACGGATACAGCCGCGACTACAGCAGTTACACCAAGTGCAGTGCCGGCGGTATCACCAGGGCACGCGTCCCCTCATGCACGCGGTGGCGATGTCTGTGCCAGCTCTACCGTCATCCCAGGGCTTGTCGCTGGCGACACGGGAGGCAGCACCTCGCGCCCCTTCACGATGACCGAGCTCCTGCCGCAACTGGCAAAGTTAAGTACGAACCTCGACGGCTACGTGATCGTCATCCTGCGGCGCCAGAGCTCCAGGTATGCGAGTGGGGACGACAGAACTTCTCTCGGCGGTGGCACCACGGCAACGCGTCCTGGCTCCAACGGTAACTCCGCTGGGCACACATCTGTGGCCCAGATGGGCGGCAGTAactgcagcggcgtgcaACAGAGTGCAGATGCAGACCGGCTCGCCTCGAGCCCCTGTGtatccttttctcttcctgaGGAGAGCAAGTGCTCTGTGCCACGGTCACCACAGCGGCACGACCCgaatcagcggcagcgtcgccgccaccgcgtcaCGGAACTGTTTGGTGGACAGCACATTCGACTTCTCtatcagcagctgcagagctgCGGGGTGCCGCAGCCAGCCATTAGCGTTCTGGAGGTGAGCAACGAAGCCGAGCTCGATGCACTAAAGCTGTCGCCAGTGCATCTGCCCAGTGGCAAGAGCCCACTGGAAGAGGCGATCCTCTACCGCGACGAGCTTGGCACATCCTCCATGCCGCACCTCAAGGACCGTGCAGCCACCGGAGGGGAGGACGGAGTTGCGGAAGGATGGCCGGGTGCCGCGAAGATGTCCTCACAAAACTCCGCCTTGTCCGCCTCCGGCATGTCGACGGCATCGTCCGTCGACTCGGGCTCGATGTGGCGGCCATCAAGCATTTTAATGAGCACTTCGGCACCGTCTACGCAGGTGACAGAGCGAACACCGTATTCGCCGTCGATACTCGGTGACTCACTGGAGAGGATGCAGCTACCTGCATCAGTGAGCGGTGGGTTCGGTCGGACGGCGAGACTGATGACCACGTCTACCGTTTCGGTGGCACCGCCGACTGCCCTAGAGCAGGCCATGGCCTCCCTGCGGTGTGCGACTCGGCAGCTGGGAGTATCCATGTGCAGCATGACGTACACCTCCGCGACAACACCGCGTACGATGGGCAGCGCGCCACCCCTGGGCTCCAGTCAGAGTCCCtgggcggcgacggcaaccACAGTGGAGGAAGCATCGGAGCCTGCTTTACTGGACTCACCAAGACTCAGGGCGAGCCATAATGCCGGTGGtagcggtggtgatggcgctcTGCTCACACGCCCACTGGAGTCACTCGTGGCCACGCTGGTCTACCGAGACATTTGTCGCACTCTCTCCCAGTAG